The proteins below come from a single Oerskovia jenensis genomic window:
- a CDS encoding response regulator, protein MSNGHKVIDVLLVEDDPGDVLMTREAFEDHKVTNRLSVVSDGVSAMAFLRKEGEYADAPTPDLILLDLNLPRMDGREVLGELKSDPALRQIPVVVLTTSEAEEDVVRSYSLHANAYVTKPVDFDRFIDVVRQIDDFFVTVVRLPAR, encoded by the coding sequence ATGAGCAACGGGCACAAGGTGATCGACGTCCTGCTGGTCGAGGACGACCCCGGTGACGTGCTGATGACGCGTGAGGCCTTCGAGGACCACAAGGTCACCAACCGCCTCTCGGTGGTCAGCGACGGCGTGAGCGCGATGGCCTTCCTGCGCAAGGAGGGCGAGTACGCCGACGCCCCGACGCCCGACCTGATCCTGCTCGACCTGAACCTGCCGCGCATGGACGGTCGCGAGGTGCTCGGTGAGCTCAAGTCCGACCCGGCCCTGCGCCAGATCCCCGTGGTCGTGCTGACGACGTCGGAGGCCGAGGAGGACGTCGTGCGGTCGTACTCCCTGCACGCCAACGCCTACGTGACCAAGCCGGTCGACTTCGACCGGTTCATCGACGTCGTGCGTCAGATCGACGACTTCTTCGTCACGGTGGTCCGCCTGCCCGCTCGCTGA
- a CDS encoding DUF58 domain-containing protein has protein sequence MPGPRPAPRSPGRLLRVRPTARGTAVLAASVALVATGTAVGLPDLVGLGAAGLLVVGGAWAWMVLRRIDRGRGALQVARRIEPDPAVRGNQVTTRLLVSPVSPTATALGRLGRLQISEQAAAQLCEHDALRAQVVSHPDRIAVRYRLRPEHRGRWPLGPVLTSRVDVFGLVRAAQPLGERSTVSVRPRTTELATRGSRAFGDLARSANGARTSSSDDSILREYVAGDDPRRVHWATAARRGQLMVRTDENAGMPPVTVLFDRGILPPPDTDRAWPAAQDGEWAVEAAASVAVALLGTGHPTRLVASTAAPALEAYPYSTGRGSDGAAQILDDTIDLEGHASPRDAEHALAATADALRASRRPGELTFAVIGPLGPISGPSLAPLAGDGNHWAFVVAPAHDDQDPAVRDTLSMLRTIGWHAVAVDPRSTAISDAWNRLMEEHR, from the coding sequence GTGCCCGGTCCCCGTCCCGCACCGCGGAGCCCGGGCCGGCTCCTGCGGGTCCGTCCCACCGCCCGCGGGACCGCTGTCCTGGCGGCCAGCGTCGCGCTCGTCGCCACCGGCACCGCGGTCGGCCTCCCGGACCTCGTCGGGCTCGGCGCCGCAGGGCTGCTCGTCGTCGGCGGCGCATGGGCCTGGATGGTCCTGCGCCGGATCGACCGGGGCCGGGGAGCGCTCCAGGTCGCACGTCGCATCGAGCCCGATCCCGCGGTGCGCGGCAACCAGGTCACGACCCGGCTCCTCGTCTCCCCCGTCTCCCCGACCGCGACGGCGCTCGGACGCCTGGGGCGGCTGCAGATCAGCGAGCAGGCCGCCGCCCAGCTGTGCGAGCACGACGCACTGCGCGCGCAGGTCGTCTCGCATCCCGACCGGATCGCCGTCCGCTACCGGCTGCGGCCAGAGCACCGCGGTCGCTGGCCGCTCGGCCCCGTGCTCACCAGCAGGGTGGACGTCTTCGGCCTCGTCCGCGCCGCGCAGCCGCTCGGGGAGCGCAGCACGGTCTCCGTCCGCCCCCGCACGACCGAGCTGGCGACGCGTGGCTCGCGCGCGTTCGGCGACCTCGCCCGGTCCGCGAACGGGGCGCGCACCTCGTCGAGCGACGACAGCATCCTGCGAGAGTACGTCGCGGGCGACGACCCCCGCCGGGTGCACTGGGCCACGGCCGCCCGCCGAGGACAGCTCATGGTGCGCACCGACGAGAACGCCGGCATGCCGCCCGTCACGGTGCTCTTCGACCGGGGGATCCTCCCTCCGCCGGACACCGACAGGGCGTGGCCCGCGGCACAGGACGGGGAGTGGGCGGTCGAAGCGGCGGCCTCGGTCGCGGTCGCGCTCCTGGGGACGGGCCACCCGACCCGGCTCGTCGCGTCGACCGCGGCACCGGCGCTCGAGGCGTATCCCTACTCGACCGGGCGCGGGAGCGACGGTGCCGCGCAGATCCTCGACGACACGATCGATCTCGAGGGCCACGCGAGCCCGCGCGACGCGGAGCACGCTCTCGCCGCCACCGCCGACGCGCTGCGGGCCTCTCGGCGTCCCGGCGAGCTCACGTTCGCCGTGATCGGCCCCCTCGGGCCGATCTCCGGACCCTCCCTCGCGCCCCTGGCGGGCGACGGCAACCACTGGGCGTTCGTCGTCGCACCCGCTCACGACGACCAGGACCCAGCGGTCCGGGACACGCTGTCCATGCTCCGCACCATCGGGTGGCACGCCGTCGCCGTGGACCCGCGCTCGACCGCGATCAGCGACGCATGGAACCGACTCATGGAGGAGCACCGGTGA
- the mraZ gene encoding division/cell wall cluster transcriptional repressor MraZ has translation MLLGTYTPRLDDKGRLILPAKFRGQLAPGLVMTRGQERCLFLLPMDEFRRMYDQIRQAPVTSKQARDYLRVFLSGASDEIPDKQGRISIPAPLRTYAGLDRDVAVIGAGTRVEIWDAAAWETYLADQEAEYAATSEEVLPALRF, from the coding sequence CTGCTCCTCGGGACGTACACCCCTCGGCTCGACGACAAGGGACGGCTCATCCTGCCTGCGAAGTTCCGTGGACAGCTCGCTCCGGGGCTGGTCATGACCAGGGGGCAGGAGCGGTGCCTCTTCCTCCTGCCGATGGACGAGTTCCGTCGGATGTACGACCAGATCCGTCAGGCCCCCGTCACGAGCAAGCAGGCGCGGGACTACCTGCGCGTGTTCCTCTCGGGAGCGAGCGACGAGATCCCGGACAAGCAGGGCAGGATCTCGATCCCGGCCCCGCTGCGGACGTATGCGGGACTCGACCGGGACGTCGCCGTGATCGGTGCCGGCACCCGCGTCGAGATCTGGGACGCAGCCGCGTGGGAGACGTACCTCGCCGACCAGGAGGCCGAGTACGCGGCCACGTCCGAGGAGGTGCTTCCCGCGTTGCGCTTCTGA
- the dinB gene encoding DNA polymerase IV: MSRGPRAPQARRDWGDDETGCSILHVDMDAFFASVELTRRPELVGRPVIVGGAERSVVLAATYEARAFGVHSAMPMALARRLCPQAVVVPPDHRAYQDASRAVMEIVHEITALVEQISIDEAFLDVSGARRRLGAPTRIGRELRERVRREVGITCSVGIATTKFVAKLASTHAKPDGLLLVPAGSTVRFLRTLPVGALWGVGERTEKTLAGWGITTVAELADTDVATLQAAVGKAAGAHLHDLAWGRDPRPVDPGRAEQSIGAETTFAQDLYDFAVIGSALLGLADRCATRLRSQGFVARTVSVKVRTADFRTLTRSRTLSSPTDVAQEIHAVALELARGVDRRGLPVRLVGVRAENLERRGASVEQPTLEESVQEGSGAQREAERALDLIRDRFGVNSIGPASTRRRSTTTRADVELS, from the coding sequence ATGAGCCGCGGCCCGCGGGCCCCCCAGGCTCGTCGGGACTGGGGCGACGACGAGACGGGCTGCTCCATCCTGCACGTCGACATGGACGCCTTCTTCGCCTCGGTCGAGCTGACGCGCAGACCGGAGCTCGTCGGTCGTCCGGTGATCGTCGGCGGGGCAGAGCGCAGCGTCGTCCTGGCGGCCACCTACGAGGCGCGTGCCTTCGGGGTCCACTCGGCCATGCCCATGGCGCTCGCCCGCAGGCTCTGCCCCCAGGCCGTCGTCGTGCCACCCGACCACCGTGCGTACCAGGACGCCTCGCGAGCGGTCATGGAGATCGTCCACGAGATCACGGCGCTCGTCGAGCAGATCAGCATCGACGAGGCGTTCCTCGACGTGAGCGGTGCCAGGCGCCGGCTCGGGGCGCCCACTCGTATCGGCCGGGAGCTGCGGGAACGGGTACGGCGAGAGGTCGGCATCACGTGCTCGGTGGGGATCGCCACGACCAAGTTCGTCGCCAAGCTCGCGTCGACGCACGCCAAGCCGGACGGCCTGCTCCTGGTCCCGGCCGGCTCGACCGTCCGCTTCTTGCGCACGCTGCCCGTGGGTGCGCTGTGGGGGGTCGGGGAGCGCACCGAGAAGACGCTCGCCGGGTGGGGCATCACGACCGTCGCGGAGCTCGCCGACACCGACGTCGCGACGCTGCAGGCCGCGGTGGGGAAGGCGGCCGGGGCTCATCTGCACGACCTCGCCTGGGGCAGGGACCCCCGCCCCGTCGATCCCGGGCGTGCCGAGCAGAGCATCGGCGCCGAGACGACCTTCGCGCAGGACCTCTACGACTTCGCGGTCATCGGGTCAGCCCTGCTGGGGCTCGCGGACCGGTGCGCGACGCGTCTGCGCAGCCAGGGGTTCGTCGCGCGGACGGTCTCGGTGAAGGTCAGGACCGCGGACTTCCGGACCCTGACCCGTTCGCGGACGCTCTCCTCGCCGACCGACGTGGCCCAGGAGATCCATGCCGTGGCACTCGAGCTCGCCCGAGGCGTGGACCGGCGCGGTCTGCCCGTGCGTCTGGTGGGGGTGCGTGCGGAGAACCTGGAACGCCGAGGAGCCTCGGTCGAGCAGCCGACGCTCGAGGAGTCGGTGCAGGAAGGGTCCGGTGCCCAGCGTGAGGCCGAGCGGGCGCTCGACCTGATCCGGGACCGTTTTGGGGTGAATTCGATCGGCCCGGCGTCCACCCGTCGGCGCTCGACTACCACCCGGGCGGATGTAGAACTATCCTGA
- a CDS encoding DUF3040 domain-containing protein, with amino-acid sequence MPLSEYEQRVLEQMERALTSDDPRLATTLQSSPRKSGLRYVAAGIGVVGGLLLLVFGAASASPVLGVVGFVVMFAGVAFAFSAPRKSTTGPVGVVDEHGKVTPPKASAKRGSSGQGFLNRLEERWDRRREQGGR; translated from the coding sequence ATGCCTCTGTCAGAGTACGAGCAGCGCGTACTGGAACAGATGGAAAGAGCGCTGACCTCGGATGATCCGCGGTTGGCGACGACGCTTCAGTCGAGCCCCCGCAAGTCGGGTCTGCGCTACGTTGCCGCAGGCATCGGCGTGGTCGGGGGGCTGTTGCTCCTGGTCTTCGGCGCGGCGTCCGCCTCGCCCGTGCTGGGAGTCGTCGGCTTCGTCGTGATGTTCGCCGGCGTGGCGTTCGCCTTCTCCGCGCCCCGCAAGTCGACGACCGGACCGGTCGGGGTCGTGGACGAGCACGGCAAGGTCACGCCCCCCAAGGCCTCGGCGAAGCGAGGCTCGTCCGGTCAGGGATTCCTCAACCGACTGGAAGAGCGTTGGGACCGTCGACGTGAGCAGGGCGGTCGCTGA
- a CDS encoding AAA family ATPase — MLTDYSTAPRRDGIDPLGELVEATGRIRTRIESVISGRPELVHLTVAVLLAEGHLLLEDVPGVGKTTLAKALARTIDCHVGRIQFTPDLLPSDLTGVNIFRTETHDFEFRPGPVFSNIVIGDEINRASPKTQSALLECMEEGQTTVDGTTHRLPRPFLVVATQNPVEMEGTYPLPEAQRDRFMARLTVGYPDLDAELEMLDRQESDTPLEHIEPVVDGATVLRFAQVVRSVYASPAVKRYVLALVTQTREHPGLKLGASPRTSLQLLRAAKSVAAMAGRDHVLPDDVQLLAQPVLAHRLILSTESRLAGRTTEHVVRSIVEATPIPARSATEPR; from the coding sequence GTGCTCACCGACTACTCCACCGCGCCTCGGCGCGACGGGATCGATCCGCTCGGCGAGCTCGTCGAGGCGACGGGACGGATCCGGACCCGGATCGAGTCGGTGATCTCCGGACGACCGGAGCTGGTCCACCTGACGGTCGCGGTCCTCCTCGCCGAGGGCCACCTCCTCCTGGAGGACGTCCCCGGAGTCGGCAAGACGACCCTCGCCAAGGCGCTCGCGAGGACGATCGACTGTCATGTCGGGCGCATCCAGTTCACACCGGACCTGCTGCCCAGCGACCTCACCGGGGTCAACATCTTCCGCACCGAGACCCACGACTTCGAGTTCCGTCCCGGTCCGGTCTTCTCCAACATCGTCATCGGTGACGAGATCAACCGGGCATCCCCCAAGACGCAGTCCGCGCTGCTCGAGTGCATGGAGGAGGGACAGACGACGGTCGACGGGACGACGCACCGGCTCCCCCGTCCGTTCCTCGTCGTCGCCACGCAGAACCCCGTCGAGATGGAGGGCACCTATCCCCTTCCCGAGGCACAGCGTGACCGCTTCATGGCCCGGCTCACCGTCGGCTACCCGGACCTCGACGCCGAGCTGGAGATGCTCGACCGCCAGGAGTCGGACACCCCCCTCGAGCACATCGAGCCCGTGGTCGACGGCGCGACGGTCCTGCGCTTCGCCCAGGTCGTCCGGTCCGTCTACGCCTCGCCCGCCGTCAAGCGCTACGTGCTGGCCCTGGTGACCCAGACCAGGGAGCACCCCGGCCTGAAGCTCGGCGCCTCCCCCCGCACCTCGCTCCAGCTGCTGCGCGCCGCGAAGTCGGTCGCCGCGATGGCCGGCCGCGACCACGTCCTTCCCGACGACGTCCAGCTCCTGGCGCAGCCCGTGCTGGCGCACCGGTTGATCCTCTCGACCGAGTCCCGGCTCGCGGGTCGCACGACCGAGCACGTCGTGCGCTCGATCGTCGAAGCCACCCCGATCCCGGCCCGTTCGGCGACGGAACCTCGCTGA
- a CDS encoding transglutaminase family protein, whose protein sequence is MTGTSPQPAPHVPRELVVRVVATSALVTVATLASFRALTVLIGPGQWTLTGSVLVLTLALVTGGARLLLERGPAARPGRHGLGLRSIVPTLVGLTVGAWALLAVFGGPTSRGIDLAISGASIDRLLARLAAGRALIAGEVAPIDPSFPLALIAVAGVALVLLATDLVVGGLRLPAAAALPLLALWIPPLVIEGAIPPSVFVVTVVALLLLVVVDNPHLAPRRRGATAASVGPAVRAARVGGVVGATAAIAVVALVAGTAAGAVPQILSSPWSSFFTSAGPTERLASDLDMEDDLGARSQEVALTYEFPQEADEGGASTSIGPLRMFTLTGFDGKSWRRGDSRQGPPVDAGQVLWPDDSGIGSGETRTVDITLRTLRDEKLVLPTEPRSVDVEGEWFYDDSRDEVTGNSATTPGMTYSIDVFARPLTADALRTSSGDDLDDPNVVEVPESAHRDEIRTLAEEIVAGTTTRYDAAVALQSYFRDGSNFTYSTQVPDGATDDTVWNFLQDREGYCVQFATSMTLMARSVGIPARLAVGFLPGERTGDNVYQVTGKDSHAWPELYFPGQGWVRFEPTPAVQAGPVPSWADPLLGPSDDEAASAPDDVPTSQVGPNATAGTDQTTAPAPGAGGGGAADEAATGRGWGAGVITLVVVLVLAVVGWVAVRRRGTLTPEPDVESTWADLVRQLEDLGISWQESVTLRKVPSVVASQFAQKTGRHLPDATIDTLVALAAEVESERYARTWSPPPPSDLAAMRDKVVAGVRDGLSDRPAHVDGPNALPVG, encoded by the coding sequence GTGACCGGCACGTCCCCCCAGCCAGCCCCGCACGTCCCGCGCGAGCTCGTCGTGCGGGTCGTCGCGACCTCCGCTCTCGTCACCGTCGCGACGCTCGCCTCGTTCCGAGCCCTCACGGTGCTCATCGGACCAGGACAGTGGACCCTCACCGGGTCGGTCCTGGTGCTGACTCTCGCCCTCGTGACCGGGGGCGCACGGCTCCTGCTCGAGCGCGGTCCCGCTGCTCGTCCCGGACGCCACGGCCTCGGCCTGCGGAGCATCGTCCCCACGCTGGTGGGCCTGACCGTCGGGGCATGGGCGCTGCTCGCCGTGTTCGGCGGGCCCACCTCACGCGGCATCGACCTGGCGATCAGCGGTGCGAGCATCGACCGGCTCCTGGCTCGTCTCGCTGCCGGACGCGCGCTGATCGCCGGGGAGGTCGCACCGATCGACCCCTCGTTCCCCCTCGCGCTGATCGCCGTGGCCGGGGTCGCCCTCGTCCTCCTCGCCACCGACCTGGTCGTGGGCGGCCTGCGTCTGCCCGCGGCGGCAGCGCTCCCGCTCCTCGCCCTGTGGATCCCACCGTTGGTCATCGAAGGCGCGATCCCACCGTCCGTCTTCGTCGTCACGGTCGTCGCGCTCCTCCTCCTCGTGGTGGTCGACAACCCGCACCTCGCCCCACGACGCCGCGGCGCCACGGCTGCCTCCGTCGGGCCGGCCGTGCGGGCCGCGCGGGTCGGCGGCGTCGTGGGCGCCACCGCGGCGATCGCCGTGGTGGCCCTCGTCGCGGGCACCGCGGCCGGCGCGGTCCCCCAGATCCTGAGCTCGCCGTGGTCGTCCTTCTTCACGAGCGCCGGCCCGACCGAACGCCTCGCCAGCGACCTCGACATGGAGGACGACCTCGGCGCACGGTCCCAGGAGGTCGCCCTGACGTACGAGTTCCCGCAGGAGGCGGACGAGGGGGGCGCCAGCACGAGCATCGGCCCCTTGCGCATGTTCACACTGACGGGCTTCGACGGCAAGAGCTGGCGCCGCGGCGACTCGCGGCAAGGACCGCCGGTCGACGCCGGGCAGGTCCTGTGGCCCGACGACTCGGGGATCGGTTCCGGCGAGACCAGGACGGTCGACATCACGCTCCGGACACTGCGCGACGAGAAGCTGGTCCTGCCGACCGAGCCGAGATCGGTCGACGTCGAGGGCGAGTGGTTCTACGACGACTCCCGCGACGAGGTCACGGGGAACTCCGCGACGACGCCCGGGATGACCTACTCGATCGACGTCTTCGCCCGCCCGCTGACCGCCGACGCCCTCCGGACCAGCTCGGGCGACGACCTGGACGACCCGAACGTGGTCGAGGTCCCCGAGAGCGCGCACCGCGACGAGATCCGCACTCTCGCCGAGGAGATCGTCGCGGGTACCACGACGCGCTACGACGCCGCGGTCGCTCTGCAGTCCTACTTTCGCGACGGGAGCAACTTCACCTACTCCACGCAGGTCCCCGACGGCGCGACCGACGACACGGTGTGGAACTTCCTCCAGGACCGCGAGGGGTACTGCGTCCAGTTCGCGACCTCCATGACGCTGATGGCCCGCTCGGTCGGGATACCGGCGCGCCTGGCCGTGGGCTTCCTGCCGGGAGAGCGCACGGGCGACAACGTCTACCAGGTCACGGGCAAGGACTCGCACGCGTGGCCGGAGCTGTACTTCCCCGGTCAGGGATGGGTCAGGTTCGAGCCGACACCTGCGGTGCAGGCGGGTCCCGTCCCGTCCTGGGCCGACCCGTTGCTCGGCCCGTCGGACGACGAGGCCGCCTCCGCACCCGACGACGTGCCGACGAGCCAGGTCGGTCCGAACGCCACGGCAGGGACCGACCAGACCACGGCTCCGGCGCCGGGGGCGGGCGGCGGCGGGGCTGCCGACGAGGCAGCCACCGGTCGCGGGTGGGGCGCGGGCGTCATCACCCTGGTCGTCGTGCTCGTCCTGGCCGTGGTGGGGTGGGTGGCGGTGCGCCGCCGGGGAACGCTGACCCCCGAGCCCGACGTCGAGTCCACGTGGGCCGACCTCGTCCGGCAGCTCGAGGACCTGGGCATCAGCTGGCAGGAGTCGGTGACGCTCCGCAAGGTCCCGTCGGTCGTGGCGAGTCAGTTCGCACAGAAGACCGGTCGCCACCTACCGGACGCGACGATCGACACCCTCGTGGCCCTGGCCGCGGAGGTGGAGTCGGAGCGCTATGCACGCACCTGGTCCCCTCCGCCGCCGAGCGACCTGGCCGCGATGCGCGACAAGGTGGTTGCCGGAGTCCGCGACGGGCTCAGCGACCGCCCTGCTCACGTCGACGGTCCCAACGCTCTTCCAGTCGGTTGA
- a CDS encoding spermidine synthase, with amino-acid sequence MGRKTTGRSSRRSSASTSPPTETAPPSRRSRAGARHQGAESARDLPTEEVRTSTGTARLVPDPDGSTGVTLLVNGVPSSHLDLADPGLLTFEYMQQMAAVLAVLPTGPLRVVHLGAAGCTLARYVEHERPDSRQIAVDLDADLVARVREWFALPRAPRLRLRAGDARTELATLPDASADVVVRDVFAGDTTPEHVTTAGFVRDVLRVLRPGGVYLANCADRPPLALVRAELATAVSALTSDGRAERGVWDDVGLIAEPGQLKGRRYGNLVLVAVRSSPSTSHGPGGGSTHAGLDLRDATLARTLRSLPVPATLLTGEEARRFAGTAVPLEDPPAPASPGDPAAPLPPDGATHPGASAADGRRAVGQPEG; translated from the coding sequence ATGGGCCGCAAGACCACCGGGCGTTCGTCCCGTCGTTCCTCAGCATCCACCTCCCCACCCACAGAGACCGCCCCGCCGTCGCGGCGCAGCCGTGCCGGTGCCCGGCACCAGGGCGCGGAGTCCGCCCGTGACCTGCCCACCGAGGAGGTCCGCACCTCGACGGGCACGGCCCGGTTGGTGCCGGACCCCGACGGCAGCACCGGGGTCACCCTCCTCGTCAACGGCGTGCCGAGCTCGCACCTGGACCTCGCGGACCCCGGCCTGCTCACGTTCGAGTACATGCAGCAGATGGCGGCCGTCCTGGCCGTGCTCCCCACGGGGCCGCTGCGGGTCGTGCACCTGGGCGCCGCGGGGTGCACGCTCGCCCGGTACGTCGAGCACGAGCGACCGGACTCCCGGCAGATCGCGGTCGACCTGGACGCCGACCTCGTCGCGCGGGTCCGCGAGTGGTTCGCGCTCCCCCGGGCCCCGCGACTGCGCCTTCGCGCGGGGGACGCACGGACCGAGCTGGCCACCCTGCCCGACGCGAGCGCCGACGTCGTCGTGCGGGACGTCTTCGCGGGCGACACCACGCCCGAGCACGTCACCACGGCAGGCTTCGTGCGCGACGTCCTGCGCGTGCTGCGCCCCGGCGGCGTCTATCTCGCGAACTGCGCGGACCGCCCGCCGCTCGCCCTCGTGCGCGCCGAGCTCGCCACCGCCGTCTCGGCCCTCACCTCGGACGGCCGCGCCGAGCGGGGCGTCTGGGACGACGTGGGCCTGATCGCCGAACCCGGGCAGCTCAAGGGGCGCCGCTACGGGAACCTGGTCCTGGTCGCGGTCCGCAGCTCGCCCTCCACCTCGCACGGCCCGGGCGGGGGCTCCACCCACGCAGGGCTCGACCTGCGTGACGCGACGCTCGCTCGCACGCTGCGCAGCCTGCCCGTCCCGGCCACGCTGCTCACGGGCGAGGAGGCCCGCCGGTTCGCCGGCACCGCGGTGCCGCTCGAGGACCCGCCCGCTCCTGCCTCGCCCGGGGACCCGGCGGCCCCGCTCCCTCCCGACGGCGCCACGCACCCGGGCGCGTCCGCGGCGGACGGACGCCGCGCCGTCGGGCAGCCCGAGGGCTGA
- a CDS encoding proteasome assembly chaperone family protein — translation MLDPREIYEVDEAAVARVLPAATGTQEEAAVRATGPVMLHSVRGFVDAGTAGELAVEHLLEEFEVTRLVTFDVDQLLDYRSKRVTMVFDADRWASYDEPFLAIDHLRDAEGTGFLLLHGMEPDLQWERVVAALRELVSRFDVSLVVGFHGIPMGIPHTRPLSVTAHATRRELIEDHTSWFGTVKVPGSLASLLELRLGESGHDAMGFTVHVPHYLAQSPFPPAAVVALENVQRSTGLDLRVGALTAGAQEAVAEVERQMAESEEVTAVVRALEEQYDAFARSVGRTSLLAESAPIPTADELGAEFERFLAQQTGE, via the coding sequence GTGTTGGACCCACGAGAGATCTACGAGGTGGACGAGGCCGCGGTGGCGCGCGTCCTGCCCGCGGCGACGGGGACGCAGGAAGAGGCCGCGGTCCGTGCGACGGGCCCGGTCATGCTGCACTCGGTGCGCGGTTTCGTGGACGCGGGGACGGCCGGCGAGCTCGCGGTCGAGCACCTGCTCGAGGAGTTCGAGGTCACGCGGCTGGTCACGTTCGACGTGGACCAGCTCCTGGACTACCGCTCGAAGCGGGTCACCATGGTGTTCGACGCGGACCGGTGGGCGTCGTACGACGAGCCGTTCCTCGCGATCGACCACCTGCGCGACGCGGAGGGCACGGGGTTCCTGCTCCTGCACGGGATGGAGCCGGACCTGCAGTGGGAGCGCGTGGTCGCGGCGCTGCGCGAGCTCGTGAGCCGTTTCGACGTGTCGCTCGTCGTCGGGTTCCACGGCATCCCCATGGGCATCCCGCACACGCGCCCGCTGTCGGTGACGGCGCACGCGACACGGCGCGAGCTGATCGAGGACCACACGTCGTGGTTCGGCACGGTCAAGGTCCCGGGCTCGCTGGCCTCGTTGCTCGAGCTGCGCCTGGGCGAGTCGGGGCACGACGCGATGGGCTTCACGGTGCACGTACCGCACTACCTGGCGCAGTCGCCGTTCCCGCCCGCGGCCGTGGTGGCGCTCGAGAACGTCCAACGTTCGACGGGCCTGGACCTGCGGGTCGGCGCGCTCACCGCGGGGGCTCAGGAGGCCGTGGCCGAGGTCGAGCGTCAGATGGCCGAGTCGGAGGAGGTCACGGCGGTCGTGCGCGCGCTCGAGGAGCAGTACGACGCGTTCGCGCGCTCGGTGGGTCGCACGAGCCTGCTCGCGGAGTCGGCCCCCATACCGACTGCTGACGAGCTCGGGGCCGAGTTCGAACGCTTCCTTGCCCAGCAGACGGGGGAGTGA
- a CDS encoding SAV_6107 family HEPN domain-containing protein, translating to MTTQHRALPGARGVTPPEVARLLARADAELVAAGLTADPAERFVHSHLGALRSAAAVVALRGRPSSRSRARSVWDMLALVEPGLSAWSVYFAGGARIRAAVDAGRFDAVEARQADEIMACAEDFRDEVAMLVDPDVGFVRHPSLRVVAS from the coding sequence ATGACCACACAGCACAGGGCGCTCCCGGGCGCGAGGGGCGTCACGCCGCCCGAGGTCGCGCGCCTCCTGGCCCGTGCCGACGCAGAGCTCGTCGCCGCCGGGCTCACCGCCGACCCGGCCGAGCGGTTCGTCCACTCGCACCTCGGCGCGCTGCGCTCCGCAGCCGCCGTCGTCGCCCTCCGGGGCAGGCCGTCCTCCCGTTCGCGCGCCCGGTCGGTCTGGGACATGCTCGCGCTCGTCGAGCCCGGGCTGTCGGCCTGGTCGGTCTACTTCGCGGGCGGGGCGCGCATCCGGGCGGCCGTCGACGCGGGGCGTTTCGACGCGGTCGAGGCGCGGCAGGCCGACGAGATCATGGCCTGCGCCGAGGACTTCCGCGACGAGGTCGCGATGCTCGTCGACCCGGACGTGGGGTTCGTCCGCCATCCGTCCCTGCGGGTCGTGGCCTCGTGA
- a CDS encoding cold-shock protein, translating into MAQGSVKWFNAEKGYGFIAQDGGGADVFVHYSAIEAQGYRSLEEAQRVEFEITQGPKGPQAENVHPI; encoded by the coding sequence ATGGCGCAGGGTTCTGTGAAGTGGTTCAACGCTGAGAAGGGCTACGGGTTCATCGCCCAGGACGGCGGCGGCGCCGACGTCTTCGTCCACTACTCCGCGATCGAGGCCCAGGGCTACCGGTCGCTCGAAGAGGCTCAGCGGGTCGAGTTCGAGATCACCCAGGGGCCCAAGGGCCCGCAGGCGGAGAACGTCCACCCGATCTGA